AAGGTACAGACCAATAAAAACAGGTAATGTACCCCTCCAATAGCTTGGCGGGTATGgaaaaatggcagtcaacaaaACCAGGTAGAATGTTGTCCTATAGCTAAGCCATATTCATTCCAACAAAGAACAGTGTTAAATGTTTGATCACGGAGACCCCCCACGATAACTAGTACAGGGGTCCTAGTTTGTATAGAGTGGCAATCGAGCATACGTGCTGCGGCTCCATACAGTTTTATCAGGAATACACACTGGCAGGACTCTGGTTGGATTACTGGAAACTGCCCCATACTTTTCACCTTTTAAGGACCCCTACCACCCTTTCCTTACCATGCATGGACCGCTCTAATCTTTATCCCTGATGGTTTATGATCCTACCTCTTGGTGCCAGCTGTGacattattttggcactatattgtggtattttttttattactacatagcactgttatttgggcactgtatggcattgtttTGTGTACAATGTATTATATAGCAATATTATGTAGTCACTTCATGGCGCTGTTCTGTTTGCATAGTATGGCGCTATTATGcgagcattgtatggcagtattacgtgAGCACTTTATGGTAGTTATTTGGTACTACtgtggtattattattcagtcaatattgtGGCAGTATCAGCTTCTATTTTCCTCCTTCCAAGGAGGACCCCGCACATGTTTTGACCATGGGACAGAGGAGCAGGGAAAATCTAGGTGCGTAGAGGTGGAGGGTGGTCACTGTAGCCATAATCTACTATCAATGAGTTCTAGATTATTCCACTCTAATGTACAAACCCCAAAATCTGATTATAATCCAATGTCCTAatgtgagtattttttttttactcagattGTCGCACGGGAAAAGCAAGTTTCCTGCAGTAAAATTCAGTACACAAATGAAGGAATCAACAAGTGCTGTTCCCGGTGTCCACCAGGTGAGATATTGTACAATATACTTGTCTCGTTGGATCTCTGATGATTTgaaattttttgtttatattttttttacttgatatATCTCTAGTCATTTTATGTgtataattattttcttttattttaacaTTTAACAATTTaaatttatctatctcatatctatctatctatctatctatctatctatctatctatctatctatctatctatctatctatctatctatctatctatctatctatctttctcatatctatctatctatctatctatctatctatctatctatctatctatctttctcatatctatctatatctcattTCATATGAATAGTTTCTCCGGAAATCTTGACTTTTCCCATTTCGTTTTTTTCTGTAAttgtacatacactatatggataaaCGTATTGGCACAGCTACATATTACTCCTAGACCAACCTGAAAGCAATCCGATCCTACAAGGTAGTcatctataggtggcactagagagacagagGAGGAGCagagctattttgaatacttttcccagggagcattgcccttaagTCTCCCTACAGGTTGGCTCTCCATAAGGAGAATCTGTAACTTCCAAGAGCTGCTTCAATTTTCGGTCATGACCGGGAGTGAATCATGGTTGTAGAAGGTTCCTGGTCAAAATAAAATATGTTCCTTCTCTCTCCAATCTTACACTCGATCCGCTGATGCCGACTAGATCTgatgacaatctaatgtgtatgagagCAGTCCCAATGTCCCTGGGTGTTGGGTAAACAATATGTCTGATATTTGCCAGATGCATTTGGCAGCTGCCTAACCGGTTTCCCAATGCCGGATCTCCGGCGCTCTGCGGGAGGAGAATTACCCCAGGTAATAAGTATTAGTTAAAACTACATAATCACTTGAATTATAATAGCTACAGTACCAGACAGAGTCAATGGACAAGAGAGGCACTCCTTCTTCAAAAAACAGACCCCTTTGTTCTAATATCATACATCTCCTTTAGGAACATATGATCTGTCTAAGAACAGGTGTCCGAAGCCATGCAGGATCCCAAGGACATACATGTTATAGAAGCTGACCATGCTGCTGATAAGGGGCCCTTAGAGAGAGGGGGCCAAGATTTGGTGGGTCCCATCGTCTCTGTTATTGGTTGCCGAGTACCTATTAAGGACTCCCGTCTAAAGAGGAACTGAAGCATTGTTGGCCGTAGGGTCATGGAAAGAGCAATGGGGGACGCCAGACCCTTCTGGCCAAGGTGGCAAAACCCAGCACCATAATGGGTCCACATTTTTAACCTTGCTATAAGGACCCTCGAATCTATATATGTCTCTGCGGGATCCTGTTAATAGTTCATGGGTGATGTAGCAGATGGAGGAAGTTATCCGAATTTCTGCTGCATCTTTAGAGTTTGCTGATAAGGGGATGGGGGGGCAATTAAATACTAAGTAAAAGGACAATCGCATGTACCTGATGTTTTGTATAGTATGACAGTAATGTGATGATGGAGCATTTTTCTGGTATACTCATAAGGGAGGGAGGTGGGGGTTACCCTTCCCCTTAGAGCAAATTTTGGCTAATCTCAGAATTTCTATAATGTGAGCAATACCCATATGACAACAGCACAAAAAACTTGACGTATTACAACAGCCGAAGTAGGAAACGTGCCAAGCCAAAGAATTCTTACTTCCTACTCCGAAAGAGGAAATCTTCACTTCTACTTTATGAAGGGCACGTTAGCTACAGTTCTAGAAACCATCGAGAGTTCCTGAGAAAGAGGCAGTGAGTAACAGATTGCTGAATCAGACCATGCGCAATTATACACAACATTGTGGCAAAGGTCAGGTCCTCATTACTGTTCAGTAATGTCAGTATCGACAACTTCATAATGTTCGTTTAGTTTTTATTTATCTCCAATGTGTACACAGGAGGAGCTGCACCTGTTGTAGGTATGACCGTTGCCGTTAACAGTCTGCTAGATTCTCCGGTAATTGATTAGATAAGAGGAAAGAATAGATGTGGCAAAATCAGAACTTAGAAATTAGATTGTAccgttttttccagaaacagcgccactcttgtccattggctgtttctggtattgcagctcagcctcattctcTTACAAGGAAATCTGTCATGATTTAATCAGAGGGCGGTCTAGTATAGGCAGTgtcttgttgttgttttttttgcaattgccctttcataaaacttttaacATATggagacctgtcagaagttttgaatggTGGAGGTCCGGGTGCTCAGACCCAACCAATCCCTAGAATTAAGGGGCAGAAGTGCTGATTCAAACGCTGTGCCCATTCGGGCGTGATCGTCTCTCCACGAAGAGGTGGGGTTAGATGGTCTATGAACTCGTATTCATCTAACCCCGTCGAGCCAATGAGAGTCGACATTGCTCAGGTGAGCGCTTCTGCTCCTCCTTTTAAGCGATCAGtggaggtctcagcacctggacgaCAActgaacttttgacatgtcactatgatatgtcaaaagtttttttgaaaGGGCCGTTCCTCTTAAAGGCAAGTAATGTCTTATACAATGGGTAGGGGCTAGGGCAGGATTAAGGTTGGtggaggccccatagcaaatacaTTGGTGGGGTCTCCTATCCCACGTGACCCTGTATTGcaatcatatatagaagtggtacTTTCCACTAAAGTCCACGGGAGTTATGGAGACAGCTGAGCCAGCGACTCCCTAAGGCTTCAATAGAGAGAGCCACACACATGGCTGGCCTTGTGCCACCACCTAATGGATAAAATCCCTGAACAACCATTAGGAGACCCCAGTTTTCTTGAAAGGTGAAAATCCCAGAGATGAGCAGTGTATATAGTACCCATATAGCCAGTGACTAATGAGAATAGGAGGCATGGTAGCCCACAAACTAAAATTAGCCGGCAGTCCACAAGGTGTATGGCGACAGAGAGAACCGAAAGGGCCAAAGTTCTCCTGATTAGTCTGTGATTTTAATAACTGGTTCTGAAGACTTAACCTTGTCAGAGAGGGTGGGTGGTGGAGGCCTCCTAGGTAGtcaaggtggtggtggtggaggccTCCTAGGTAGTCAAGGGGGTGGTGGTGGAGGCCTCCTAGGTAGTCAAGGGGGTGGTGGTGGAGGCCTCCTAGGTAGtcaaggtggtggtggtggaggccTCCTAGGTAGTCAAGGGGGTGGTGGTGGAGGCCTCCTAGGTAGTCAAGGGGGTGGTGGTGGAGGCCCGAGGGCACATGCCCCTTGTGTCAGAGTGTAAAGTGCCAGACTCCGGGAGATGTCACCAATGGGCAGCTCCTCTCCATCTTGCTCCTTGATGCCTTTTGTAATTGATACATTTTTCCCTATGCACATAGATCAGTATCAGCAGCAAATTCAGAACATTACACTGTCTTGTGTTTTACCCTAATGCAAAGGGTTAATACACAAAGTAGTCAAAGTTCAGGGATAAAGCACACAGAGATGTCTTAGCATACAGATAATATGcttggtgatgtcacagtaaaggaATAACTAACTCTACAAACTTACAGCACATAAATCATGCAcacggtgatgtcacagtagtgaaATAATGTGCATGGTAATGTCACAACACATActgcatacagtgatgtcacatagtacacacagtgatgttacagtatCTGGACAGTACACAAAGTGGTGTCACAGTCCatgcgcacagtgatgtcacagtacaatgaTAGTCTACTCAGTGAAGTTACAGCACAGAATTTCTgcaaatgtgtacagtatagggataatgcacacagtaatgtcacagtacatgggCAGTGCACACATAGGGTTGACAGTATAGGGATAATGGAGACAATGATGTCACCGTACATGGATAATGCACACAGCGATGTTACAGAACAGGGATAATCCACACATGGATGCCACAGCATAGAAATACGTCACAAAGTACTTTCAAAGTACAATCATAATTTACCCAATAAAAGTTACAACACTGGAATAATGCAAACATTGATGTCACAACATAAGAataatgcacacaatgatgttacagtacagggataatgcacacaatgatATCATAGCACAGGAATAATGCATACAAGTCACgatgcacacagtgacatcacagcaaaTGGGTCCCCTTAGTTCTCGgacgccatagcagctgctataccTGCTATCTTGGTAGTTGTGACCTTGCGAGGAGGGCACCATATGCTGGAAATCCTATATTCTTCTTAAACGCTAATTATAAGGTCATTACAAAACATTTCCtcactaaagggggttttccagttttatgttcATAAATGttaagtcttgtattgtctgtccATTCCTCACCATTTTACCATTACACGAGTGTAACCTTTCTTGTCTACTCATTTAGATACAATCAGCGCTGAATAGACATTTAATTCTTAAAGGAATTTCCCTAGGAgaagaagtgatggcatattgctaggatggcAGCAATTATTGCAAATTGTAAAAAATGGATACAGATCATTTATGTTAGACTCACTCACAGAGGTAAtggtgcagcaaaaaaaaaacatcaaaaatgcGTATACCGTAAATACAtaattttgcaatttttgtggcacattagtggaCTGGCAACCTCCTGCACCTGTAGCGCTCTGTGTGAAAAtacactatggctgggttcacacgagcatctcGGTccgaaaggacggaacgtatttaggacgcaagtcccagaccgaacacactgcagggagccgggctcctagcatcatagttatgtacgacgctaggagtccctgcctcgctgtggaactactgtcccgtactgaaaacatgattacagtacgggacagatgtcccacagcgaggcagggactcctagcgtcgtacataactatgatgctaggagcccggctccctgcactgtgttcggtctgggacttgcggccgaaatacgttccgtcctttacggactgaacatgctcgtgtgaatccagcctaaaacttATCGATTATCACTAGATAAGAAGTACTGTgtaattgaaaataaataaaggaagggggcgctgtgctgtGTCACTAAAGAGAAATaatggaagggagcgctgtgctgtgtaattaaaaagaaataaaggaagggggcgctgtgctgtGTCACCAAAGAGAAATAATGGAAGGGAGTGCTGTACTGTGTAACCAAATAGAAATaatggaagggggcgctgtgctgtGTTACCAAATAGAAATAATGGAAGGGGGCGCTGTACTGTGTCACCAAACATAAATAATGGAAGGGGGCGCTGTACTGTGTCACCAAAGGAAAGTAATGGAAGGgagttgtaatgtccgtggctgcgggctgttagggggaggttggagctgacagaggggggatactgtaatgtccgtggctgcgagcTGTCAGCTCCaagctccccctgacagccgcagccacgagtcggcaagcgctggccccagcctcctcctcaggagatgccagcgctcgattccactcacctcagccggatcccgtagggtgcgcgcgcacgttcGTGCCCGCTctcaaaggggcagcgcgcgcatcggacctcatggatgaactttgacccgtgagtaccctggactataagaggggtccagccccctagttctatgcctgagcgttattgtgttccctagtttgtctatgtgatggcctcctggtgtgtttcctgttccagtccctgtacctatacctgtttccagttcctgttcctagcaatacatacattcctggtctagcactgagctgtgccaaagtcgtgccgtgctgcatccacgtctgacctgcttcacctcgcctgacgtccgcctgctacctagtcccagccgagcctgccctgctgctatctgagctgccacaggtacctatagaactatagacattcacctgctccctgttggccagctgccttaccgccaaggcggtgcggcccagtgtgtccacagacACTTCGTGacaatacgctcaggccatggaccccgctggtggaTTCaggactatgacgacgtcacaggagatgcgagtggatatgctggacctccgttctcgacaggaccaactcctccaggcgttgaacattcttgcacgtcggcaggaggcacaagctgctgttcctcctactacacctcctggcaatgtggatcctcagtctacaccccttggcagtattgacccacatgtttctttgccacttcctgaccgctatgatggagaagcaagtacctgtcgtggttgtcttaatcaatgccagatccacttcagcctgtatgctaggacatttttgtctgatggtgcccttcagcctgtgtaattcacctgcggtcttccaggagtttgtgaatgacattttccgtgacctcctctatgtttgtgttgtagtctaccttgacgacatcttgattttctccccagatcctatgacgcaccagagacatgtccgtcagtttctcctacggttaagggagaatcgtctgtatgcaatGTTGGAGAAGTGCTTATTTGACAATGATGCTCTacgcttcctgggctacatcgtctcgaatcgtggtctcgagatggatcctgaaaaggtaaagtctgtcctggagtggccacgtcctcaaggcttgagggccatacagcgctttctgggattttctaacttttacaggcagtttattccgaacttctcctcactgacttctcccatctctaaccatactaagaagggtatgaacgccaaggtgtcgaCTCCCGAAGcacagtccgcattcaatagcctgaagagtcccTTCACGTCAgcatctatcctccatcatccggatgtctctctgcagttctcgatggaggtggacgcatcctctatcagtgctggtgcactcctgttcaagagaggtcccaagggcaagtcaagggtatgtggatacttttccaagctcttctcttccgcagaatgcaactactcgattggggatcggaagttactggccatcaaattggctctggaggagtggagacatctactagagggcgcagctcatccgatcttgatttttacggcccACAAGAaccctgacctacctccagacggcccaacggctgaaccctcgtcaggccaggtggtcactgttctttactagGTTTTAGttcgagctccattatcgcccggctgacaagaatgtgagggccgatgccttgtccaggtctttcgagacagaagacaccattgagagtccacagaagCTTATCGATCTGTCTAGCATTGTCTCGGTCagtcccctgcaaattggggacattcctccagggaggacttttgtgcgcctggctgatcatggaagaatcctccgctggggacactctagactggcaggtaatgcggggttacgtaagacccgggattttattgcttgtcatttctggtggcccacactgcccaaggatattgtggatttagtttcttcctgtgctgtatgtgcagccaacaaggccacccactccagacctgctggtctgctccatccattgcctgtgcccaatgctccctggcagcatatagcgatgaactttatcacggacctgcctctctctgctggatgcagtgctgtctgggtggtggtggaccaattttcgaatatggcccacttcgttcctctgaccggtcttccttctgctcctcagttggccaagttatttatccaacacatcttccgcctgcacggcttgccgcagcatattgtatctaatcggggggttcagtttacctcgaggttctggagagccctctgcggacttcttggcgtgaagttggacttttcctctgcctaccatcctcagtctaatggtcaggtcgagaggatcaatcagattttggagaactacctacgccacttcatctccaagtagcatgatgactgggtgcagctgctcccatgggcagagttctcctacaataatcacatcagcgagtctactaggaatacaccgttctgcattgtctacggccagcacccacaaattcctctcccgatgcctgatacttccgaggtacctgcagctgattccacgtttagagacttttagcagatctggcagcagactcgattctccatcctaatggcagtggaccgcatgaaacgaaagGCTGGCACAAGGAGAAGAAAGCCTCCTCGGTTTCCTgggactaaggtctggctgtcggcccctcggacatctttgaggtcaaggagatcttggacaccaagagagtgagaggaaagactttttatttggtggattggagggggtttggtccttaagagaggtcctgggagccagaggagaacctcaatgcccctactcttttgAAGAAGTTTCTCTGTTGCTCTGGTTCCAAGAAGAGTCGGCTTAAGAGGGggtatactgtaatgtccgtggctgcgggctgtcagctccaagctccccctgacagccgcagccacaagtcggcaagcgctggccctagcctcctcctcaggagacgccagcgctctcgtccactcacctcagccggatcccgtagagtgcgcgcgcacgctcgtgcccgctcttaaaggggcagcgcgcgcaccggacctcatgggtgaactttgacccgtgagtaccctggactataagagggttccagccccctagttctgtgATGgcttcctagtgtgtttcctgttccagtccctgtacctgtttccagttcctgttcctagcaatccatacattcctggtctagcactgagctgtgccaaagtcgtgccgtgctgcattcaTGTCTGACTtacttcacctcacctgacgaccgcctgctacctagtcccagccgagcctgccctgctgctatctgagctgccacaggtacctatagaactatagacattcacctgctccctgttggccagctgccttaccgccaaggcggtgcggcccagtgggtccacagaccctttgtgacaggaGTTCTGTACTGGGTTACCAAAGAGAAATAatggaagggggtgctgcgctgtGTTACCAAAGAGAAATAATGGAAGGCGGCGCTGCGCTGCGCTGTGTTACCAAAGAGAAATaatggaagggggcgctgtgctgtGTTACCAAATAGAAATAATGGAAGGGAGTGCTGTGCTGTGTTACCAAAGGAAAATAATGGAAGGGAGTGCTGCGCTGTTACCAAAGAGAAAtaatggaagggagcgctgcgctgtgtTACCAAAGAGAAAtaatggaagggggcgctgcgctgtcaAAGAGAAATaatggaagggggcgctgtgctgtCAAAGAGAAATAATGGAAGGAGGCGCTGTGCTGTCAAAGAGAAATGATcgaagggggcgctgtgctgtCAAAGAGAAATgatggaagggggcgctgtgctgtGTTACCAAAGGGAAGTAATAATAAAGTAAATAACCCATTAAGTGTCAGAAGGAAGAGAAGAGTTTCTAACATGTCTAAATTATCATACCCTGTGCCccattttgaaaaaatttggcACAATCTGAACCATTattgccattttgttttttttacctgcacTTTTATAATAATATTTGCAATTTGAATGTTTGCTTTCAGCTTCACctgctttttttttatctccacCTTATTTAAAGCTTAGTATTTTAAGTATTTACTGTATTTTCCACAGGCCACTATCTGAAGGAAAGGTGTACATTATTATCAGACACACAGTGCCTGCCGTGTGACAACGGGACCTTCGCGGCAAAATGGAACTACGCCACTACCTGCAGAAGATGCTATCCATGCAGTAAGAAATGCCACAGGACACAAGAGCATTACATGGTCCACAGCCAAACTGCACCATATATCTTTGTAGGGGGTCAGATCATTGTATAAATCCCTAtgctgtgagctccccctagtgggggggggggggggggcagatagcCAGAATTTTACCATTTAACTCTATGGCCATGTTAAACAAAGGCTGGGATTTGGAGCCCTGTAATAAAATAACAGAGCACTGAGCCCCTATAGAGATGTATGGTGATAAAAATCCTGCTAACCTGCAAAACAGAGTAAAAAGAAAATGTAGTAAAATTGTCAAATATTAACTCTATAGTTCCCTCACTGGTTGATTATGAGCCATAGATATCTTACATCTTCCAATATTTATTTGCACCAAAAATAACTAAAGATTGTCCAAAACTGAAGCAAATTTTTGAAGTTAATATGTTGCAAGTAAACAAATTGTTACAACCATCAAACACAGGATTTTTAGGGAATGGGGGGTTTCCAAGTGCATTGGTGCCCACAGTAAAGACTGCAAAATGCCCTCCCCCTATTATACCGACTGTACCCAAATCAACCAACTATTGGTTACCAATATTCCTAATGGATTGGGACGGTGCAGGGGTTAATAAAGGTGATTTAAGGCAGGAGCATGATGTACACATTGACCGCTAGGGGGAGCTGACTGCATAAGAATTTTAAAGAGCTCGCATTGAACTCTATACCAAATCTGCATGCtgtgagctcccccttgtggtggcaGAAATAATTTTATTACTTAACACAGTTTCTCATAATTGGCTGAGTGGGGTTTCCAGGCAGTAGGAAACCCCCCTCCAAGTGTGCCTCTGACCATTGCAATGAGATCTAACATGTCATACAGGCCGTTATGTTGATATATGACACTTAGAGTGTTCCCTTTAATTCCTCTGTGCTGCTTTCTATGTATGTTTTCCAGTCTGTAGTTTGAAGGTCTGGGTAATCCTTGTGAATACAGaagattttgtatgtttaattAAACAGTCCTCCTCCCTGAGCCAATGTTTGAGTTATCCCTGTGTCACTTCTTCCATCCTTCTCTCTTGCAGGCCAGAATTTAGTAGAGAAAGAACCATGTTCTGCCACCCAGGCCACAGTCTGTGGATGTCCCGACGGTTATGTCTGTACCCAGCACGATGCACTGGACCTATGTCAGATCTGTGAACCTCATATCCCCACTGTTCCTGAACCAACTGAGAGTCCACCAGGTGAAATCTTTTAACTCTTACAAAATCTAAACAAGGTGAAActaaaaaaaggcaaaaatgtattaaacaaaaatctCAGAATAAACAAGCCACTAAATgaatgggattaaaaaataaaaaaaaataaaagtaatactcCTTTAAAGTTAATTTGGCTCAGCACGCCACTAGAGGGTGCTACAATGGCCCAAGGCAGTTATACGgagtggcaaactgggcaattgtttagtgccctaccaattttaataattttgataataaacaattattttaaacgtttatacaggcagaataattacaccttagtaatttaaacgtatacctctacACAGTAATCTCTTGAATTGTTTAGGGACCCTGTTTCCTAGGGGGCTCCCGGAGGACGGGAACCCCATGATCAAactacctgtatggtggtattatttggggatTGCATtggagtattatgtgggcactatatggcggtactaTGTGGGCTCTTTATGGGACTATTCTATGGATGCTGCAtattatttgagcattatatGGTGGTACTATGTGGGTTGGTACTATGTGGGTTGTAAAAGTGTAGATTTCTAAGGTttatctgttttcccttagtcctaacagcagcacaataatagCAAGAAGTATTTCCATAGGGAGGGACCTCTTGACTGGTGGAACTCAAAATTCACCACTCGGAGATCCAAAAATTCAGCCTAGAATGGTTGATAAATATTAATTGCGAGTTCCAAGCTGCACAGCGAATCTGATCCAGCGGGATCTGAAGAGATAGAAACTGTTCTAGCAAAATGGGcattaagaaaatgtgaaaaaatctcAGCATCTCCTCTATCCTATCAGATTGGAGACCTGACTGAGCCGctttaaagtggacctgtcactAAGTCCTACAATGTGAGTTATTAGAATCCTCGAATAGCCGCTGTGTCTAAGAGTCCAGCGGTGCTTGACCTGTACTTGTGCGTCCCCCCGTTGCTGAGCTATGAACCCCTCTTTATTTAGCTACAAATATGAAAATGTCCCGCTgactagccaagtgggtttggccaCCAGCGATTCTTAATGGGCGGAGCTACCACTGAGCCTCTGACGCTGGCCTATCAGTCTTCAGCCGGCGTCATTGCGTGAGACCATGCTGGCTGAAGACAGACACTTAGACAGATTACTTGGCAACTTGCGAGCAGGTTCATTGTATAAATGAGAGCACCTGTTTGACAGTCGCTGTGATGGC
The nucleotide sequence above comes from Rhinoderma darwinii isolate aRhiDar2 chromosome 11, aRhiDar2.hap1, whole genome shotgun sequence. Encoded proteins:
- the LTBR gene encoding tumor necrosis factor receptor superfamily member 3 isoform X3, translated to MEIEKGSGEISAGDYIVAREKQVSCSKIQYTNEGINKCCSRCPPGHYLKERCTLLSDTQCLPCDNGTFAAKWNYATTCRRCYPCSQNLVEKEPCSATQATVCGCPDGYVCTQHDALDLCQICEPHIPTVPEPTESPPDMISIWIIVGAALFIVTIIVLVICSKTPLLKNFGRMIKNKSSSEPTPQAETAMAADIKPVGAVHGGPASPLLNDGQIKAPLQEQGKDLNYPIQETDATQIGEFTL
- the LTBR gene encoding tumor necrosis factor receptor superfamily member 3 isoform X4; this translates as MAAIIANCKKWIQIIYVRLTHRGHYLKERCTLLSDTQCLPCDNGTFAAKWNYATTCRRCYPCSQNLVEKEPCSATQATVCGCPDGYVCTQHDALDLCQICEPHIPTVPEPTESPPDMISIWIIVGAALFIVTIIVLVICSKTPLLKNFGRMIKNKSSSEPTPQAETAMAADIKPVGAVHGGPASPLLNDGQIKAPLQEQGKDLNYPIQETDATQIGEFTL